From one Caldichromatium japonicum genomic stretch:
- a CDS encoding heme lyase CcmF/NrfE family subunit, whose translation MIPELGHFALWLALLLALTQAGVPLIGSLTGNRPWMLLGRPLAWGQLTLIGIAFLCLLLSFLRDDFSVIYVATNSNTLLPTPYKISAIWGGHEGSLLLWILMLAGWGSAVAHFSRHLPLPMVARVIAVQGMVTVGFLAFILLTSNPFARIFPSPPEGRDLNPLLQDPGLAIHPPMLYMGYVGFSVAFAFAIAALISGRLDAAWARWSRPWTTVAWVFLTIGIALGSWWAYYELGWGGWWFWDPVENASFMPWLVGTALIHSLAVTEKRAAFKNWTVLLAVSAFSFSLLGTFLVRSGVLTSVHAFASDPARGVFILVFLCIVIGSSLALYAWQAPRIASGGRFDLVSRETFLLINNLLMTILAALVLFGTLAPLIYEALGLGRISVGFPWFNRMFVALSPVLVLATAIGPHVHWKHDDPWRLIRALWVALIFGVAALLWTLTPGLSADRLAFGFGIGMAVWLVSAHLLNLLARLKHRGGLKGLGADLGRSRSYYGMWLAHIGLAVFIVGATIVSICGSETDVRLSPGASHEVVGYRFTFNGVTETQGPNYRAFRGDFTIHRGERQIARLYPEKRHYVSGGMPMTEAAIDAGLTRDIYVSLGEPVGDRGDWAVRLYYKPYVRWIWLGCLLMAAGGLLAASDRRYRLAHQGAAVPSGIALAKT comes from the coding sequence ATGATCCCCGAGCTCGGTCACTTCGCCCTATGGCTCGCACTGTTGCTTGCCCTTACCCAGGCGGGCGTGCCCTTGATCGGCAGTCTCACCGGCAACCGCCCCTGGATGCTCCTGGGTCGTCCCCTGGCCTGGGGGCAACTGACACTGATCGGTATTGCCTTCCTGTGTCTGCTCTTAAGCTTTCTGCGCGATGACTTTTCGGTCATCTATGTCGCGACCAATTCAAACACCCTGCTGCCCACACCCTATAAGATCTCGGCGATCTGGGGCGGACATGAAGGCTCGTTGTTGCTCTGGATCCTGATGCTGGCTGGATGGGGGTCGGCGGTCGCGCATTTCAGCCGGCATCTACCCTTGCCCATGGTCGCGCGGGTTATCGCCGTGCAGGGCATGGTCACGGTCGGTTTCCTTGCCTTTATCCTGCTGACCTCCAATCCATTCGCCCGTATCTTTCCGTCACCGCCCGAGGGCCGCGATCTCAATCCCTTGCTGCAAGACCCTGGTCTTGCCATCCATCCACCAATGCTCTACATGGGCTATGTCGGCTTTTCGGTGGCCTTTGCCTTCGCCATCGCCGCCCTGATCAGCGGGCGCCTGGATGCGGCCTGGGCGCGCTGGTCACGGCCCTGGACCACGGTCGCCTGGGTCTTTTTGACCATCGGTATCGCGCTCGGCTCCTGGTGGGCCTATTACGAGCTTGGATGGGGCGGCTGGTGGTTCTGGGACCCGGTAGAAAACGCCTCCTTCATGCCCTGGCTGGTGGGGACCGCGCTCATCCATTCGCTGGCGGTGACCGAAAAGCGCGCGGCCTTTAAGAACTGGACAGTGTTGTTGGCGGTCTCGGCCTTTTCGTTTTCGCTACTCGGCACCTTCCTGGTCCGCTCTGGCGTCCTGACCTCGGTCCATGCCTTTGCCAGTGATCCGGCGCGCGGTGTCTTTATCCTTGTGTTCCTATGCATCGTGATCGGCAGCTCGCTCGCGCTCTATGCCTGGCAGGCACCGAGGATTGCAAGCGGCGGGCGTTTCGATCTGGTCTCACGCGAGACCTTTTTGTTGATCAACAATTTGTTGATGACCATCCTCGCTGCCCTGGTCCTCTTCGGCACGCTCGCGCCGCTCATCTATGAGGCCCTGGGGCTAGGGAGGATCTCGGTCGGCTTTCCCTGGTTTAACCGGATGTTCGTGGCCCTCTCGCCGGTCTTGGTGTTGGCCACCGCCATCGGCCCCCATGTCCACTGGAAACACGATGACCCCTGGCGTCTGATACGCGCCCTCTGGGTTGCCCTGATCTTTGGGGTTGCCGCCTTGCTTTGGACACTGACCCCTGGGCTCTCGGCCGATCGGCTGGCCTTTGGCTTTGGCATCGGGATGGCGGTCTGGCTGGTGAGCGCCCATCTGTTGAATCTTTTAGCTCGTCTCAAACATCGCGGTGGGCTCAAGGGACTAGGCGCAGATCTCGGCCGTAGCCGCAGCTATTACGGGATGTGGCTAGCGCATATTGGGCTTGCGGTATTTATCGTCGGCGCGACTATCGTCTCAATTTGCGGCAGCGAGACTGATGTGCGACTCTCACCTGGTGCCAGCCATGAGGTGGTTGGTTATCGCTTTACCTTTAACGGTGTGACCGAAACCCAAGGGCCCAATTACCGGGCCTTCCGCGGCGATTTCACCATCCATCGAGGTGAGCGGCAGATCGCGCGCCTGTATCCCGAAAAACGCCATTATGTCTCGGGCGGGATGCCGATGACCGAGGCGGCGATCGATGCGGGTTTGACCCGCGATATTTACGTTTCGCTCGGCGAACCCGTCGGCGATCGGGGCGACTGGGCAGTGCGGCTCTATTACAAGCCCTATGTGCGCTGGATCTGGCTCGGTTGTCTGTTGATGGCCGCTGGCGGTTTGCTCGCCGCAAGCGACCGACGTTATCGACTCGCCCATCAGGGCGCTGCCGTACCCAGCGGCATCGCCCTCGCCAAGACATGA
- the ccmD gene encoding heme exporter protein CcmD has translation MSEFFAQGGYGFFVWGAYGMVAIVLLSEVLQLRVRQRALFARLSRLKRLAAANPVGTSAADLGQRQAE, from the coding sequence ATGAGCGAGTTCTTCGCCCAAGGCGGCTATGGCTTTTTCGTGTGGGGTGCCTATGGGATGGTAGCGATTGTGCTACTGAGCGAGGTCCTCCAGCTCCGCGTCAGGCAGCGCGCCTTGTTTGCCCGTTTGTCCAGGCTGAAACGGCTTGCAGCCGCAAACCCAGTGGGAACATCGGCGGCGGATCTCGGTCAGAGACAAGCCGAATGA
- the ccmB gene encoding heme exporter protein CcmB, whose amino-acid sequence MWSAFWCILQRDLRLGLRRRTEVLTALAFFMIVVSLFPLGVGTERQVLQILGPGVVWVAALLASMLALERLFAADYEDGTLEQLVLTPQPLSLLVLAKVAAHWLLTGLPLVVIAPVVGMQYHLADGQVGIMMLALMLGTPVLSLIGAIGAALTLGVRGGGILLSLLILPLYIPVLVYGAGAIEVSRIAIADAQPYLLLLAAFLLMALTLAPLATAAALKIALE is encoded by the coding sequence ATGTGGTCGGCCTTTTGGTGTATCCTCCAGCGCGATCTACGCCTGGGTTTGCGGCGGAGGACCGAGGTCCTCACCGCGCTGGCCTTTTTTATGATCGTGGTCAGCCTCTTTCCCCTGGGTGTCGGGACCGAGCGCCAGGTGTTGCAGATCCTAGGGCCTGGGGTGGTTTGGGTAGCAGCGCTCTTGGCCTCGATGCTTGCGCTCGAGCGTCTGTTCGCCGCCGACTATGAGGACGGAACCCTGGAACAGCTTGTCTTGACGCCTCAGCCCTTATCCCTCCTGGTCCTGGCCAAGGTCGCGGCGCACTGGCTGTTGACCGGACTGCCACTGGTTGTGATCGCACCCGTGGTCGGGATGCAGTACCATCTTGCCGATGGTCAGGTCGGGATCATGATGCTGGCGCTGATGCTCGGCACGCCGGTGTTGAGCCTGATCGGGGCCATCGGCGCTGCCCTGACCCTCGGTGTGCGTGGCGGCGGGATCTTGCTGTCGCTCCTGATCCTGCCGCTGTATATCCCCGTTCTGGTTTATGGGGCCGGCGCGATCGAGGTCAGCCGGATCGCCATCGCCGATGCCCAGCCCTATCTGTTGTTATTAGCGGCCTTTTTGCTGATGGCCTTGACCCTTGCCCCTCTGGCCACAGCTGCGGCGCTGAAAATTGCCTTGGAATAG
- a CDS encoding cytochrome c-type biogenesis protein produces the protein MNRCVLKTASIVLCLTGILLARPALAYTLEEFRFDDPKRGAEFRDLIAELRCVVCQNESLAGSQASVAQDLRREIYRRMQEGQTREQIIDFLVARYGEFILYDPPLKPSTVLIWLGPLVLVGAGGYLFIRTLKRKQTEPEPDDLTEEERTRLYQLLPQAEPGQKVCKG, from the coding sequence ATGAATCGGTGCGTCCTTAAAACTGCATCCATTGTCCTCTGCCTGACCGGGATCTTACTGGCGAGGCCGGCCCTGGCCTATACGCTGGAAGAGTTCAGATTCGATGATCCCAAGCGAGGCGCCGAGTTTCGTGACCTGATCGCTGAACTGCGCTGCGTGGTCTGCCAGAATGAATCGCTAGCCGGCTCGCAGGCCAGCGTTGCCCAGGACCTGCGCCGTGAGATCTATCGCCGGATGCAAGAGGGGCAAACCCGCGAGCAGATCATCGACTTCCTGGTCGCGCGCTATGGCGAGTTCATCCTCTATGATCCGCCGTTGAAGCCATCGACCGTGCTGATCTGGCTAGGCCCATTGGTCTTGGTGGGCGCCGGCGGTTATCTGTTCATCCGCACCCTCAAGCGCAAACAGACCGAGCCCGAACCTGACGACCTCACCGAGGAAGAACGCACCCGTTTGTACCAGCTTCTGCCCCAGGCAGAGCCCGGGCAAAAGGTGTGCAAGGGCTGA
- the ccmA gene encoding cytochrome c biogenesis heme-transporting ATPase CcmA, with amino-acid sequence MLETLALSCKRGDRRLFRDLNLNVPAGSLLHVRGRNGSGKTTLLRTLCGLFTPESGEVRWRGEPIRSLGEDYRRELLYYGHLPGLKPDLSAIENLAVAATLSGDRLKPAALWQALERLGLAGFEDLPVRMLSQGQMKRVALARLLLSCAPLWVLDEPFSALDRDAIGLIEVLLAEHLAQGGLVVLTTHQDVPLISGQVAHLDLGI; translated from the coding sequence ATGCTTGAGACCCTAGCCCTCAGTTGCAAGCGCGGTGACCGCCGTCTGTTCCGCGATCTGAACCTCAATGTCCCAGCTGGCAGCCTGTTGCATGTGCGCGGACGCAACGGCAGCGGCAAGACGACCCTGTTGCGCACCCTGTGCGGGCTCTTCACCCCCGAATCAGGTGAGGTCCGCTGGCGGGGTGAACCGATCCGCTCGCTGGGCGAAGATTACCGGCGTGAGCTCCTCTATTATGGCCACCTGCCTGGATTGAAGCCCGATCTCAGTGCCATCGAAAACCTGGCGGTCGCCGCGACCCTGAGCGGCGACCGGCTCAAACCCGCTGCCCTGTGGCAGGCCCTGGAGCGATTGGGGCTTGCCGGTTTCGAGGACCTGCCGGTGCGGATGCTCTCTCAAGGCCAGATGAAACGGGTGGCACTGGCGCGCCTGTTGCTCAGCTGCGCCCCTCTATGGGTCCTAGATGAGCCATTCAGCGCGCTCGATCGCGATGCCATCGGCCTGATCGAGGTACTGCTGGCCGAACATCTGGCACAAGGCGGCCTGGTGGTTCTGACCACCCACCAGGATGTCCCCCTGATCTCGGGTCAGGTGGCGCATCTGGACCTAGGGATCTAG
- the ccmE gene encoding cytochrome c maturation protein CcmE encodes MKARHKRMILIALALGLIVAASTLAITALKSNVSYFFSPSQVIAGEAPRDHVFRLGGLVQLGTLKRQGDGLLVEFAVTDNRATVKVAYSGILPDLFKEGSGMVAKGRLGADGVFQAEEVLAKHDEEYMPPEVAKTLQAAHTEGVMQTTGNPTAEASSR; translated from the coding sequence ATGAAGGCACGACATAAACGCATGATCCTGATCGCCCTGGCGCTGGGTTTGATCGTGGCGGCCTCGACCCTGGCCATCACGGCGCTCAAAAGCAATGTCTCCTATTTTTTTTCGCCCTCCCAGGTCATCGCAGGCGAGGCGCCGCGCGATCATGTCTTTCGCCTCGGCGGTCTGGTCCAGCTTGGGACGCTCAAACGGCAAGGCGATGGGCTCTTGGTCGAGTTTGCCGTGACTGACAATCGCGCCACCGTCAAGGTCGCCTATTCGGGCATCCTCCCCGACCTGTTCAAGGAGGGGTCGGGCATGGTGGCCAAGGGGCGGCTGGGCGCAGATGGGGTCTTCCAGGCCGAAGAGGTCCTGGCCAAACATGATGAGGAATACATGCCGCCCGAGGTCGCCAAGACACTGCAGGCCGCACATACCGAGGGGGTTATGCAGACGACAGGCAACCCAACCGCCGAGGCCAGCAGTCGATGA
- a CDS encoding DsbE family thiol:disulfide interchange protein, whose amino-acid sequence MDQEISHPSQRLPARALIPLWVFLALASLLFYVLYIRGTGQDARYIPSPLIGKPAPEFALPSLTDPSQTLTRDVLLGQVSLVNVWASWCPSCREEHTELMRLARTQGIRLIGFNWKDERADALAWLARFGNPYAVILYDPDNRAGIDWGVYGAPETFVVDAQGIIRHKRVGPIDTQVWETEIKPIIERYQGQTP is encoded by the coding sequence ATGGATCAAGAGATTTCACACCCGAGTCAACGCCTCCCTGCCCGCGCCCTCATCCCCTTGTGGGTCTTTTTAGCACTGGCCAGCCTGCTGTTTTATGTCCTCTATATCCGCGGCACGGGGCAGGATGCGCGCTATATCCCCTCGCCGCTCATCGGCAAACCAGCCCCCGAATTTGCCCTGCCCTCGCTCACAGACCCCAGCCAGACCCTGACCCGGGATGTCCTCCTGGGGCAGGTCTCCTTGGTCAATGTCTGGGCCTCTTGGTGTCCCTCGTGCCGCGAGGAGCATACCGAACTCATGCGCCTGGCCCGCACCCAAGGCATCCGGCTGATCGGTTTCAATTGGAAGGATGAGCGTGCTGACGCCCTGGCCTGGCTTGCGCGTTTCGGTAATCCCTATGCCGTCATCCTCTATGACCCAGACAACCGGGCGGGGATCGATTGGGGGGTCTACGGCGCGCCCGAGACCTTCGTTGTCGATGCCCAGGGGATCATCCGGCACAAACGGGTCGGACCCATCGACACTCAGGTCTGGGAGACAGAGATCAAACCCATCATCGAACGCTATCAGGGTCAGACGCCATGA
- the ccmI gene encoding c-type cytochrome biogenesis protein CcmI, translated as MILFWTLVGGLIALALAFILLPVLRLQPLPRGTEVDQDQLNLEVFQQRLAELDSDLGSGLLDQDQYDAARRDLERELLSDLKGHEQLTRPTRRPWVLALALTVLIPALSVLAYLQTGQPDLIEAPRAEASGTLDELVGRLEQRLAQEPNNPEGWLMLGRTYLAIDRPHAAVKALERAYTLAPQSVEVLLAYAEALGLVDPNKSLLGRPAELIAAALEREPDNANARWFAGLIAFQRGQYQSAINVWQGLLDGLDPGSEEAGNLRQVMDEARRRAGMPVASDTPAAQAASTDQQAASAVRLVIQVSLDPNLADQVLPEDTVFVLARAASGPQMPLAIQRLKVKDLPATVILDDSHAMDPNIKLSSFETYQIVARTSRSGDAAPQAGDLFGERKGVRRTDAMPLVLSIDQIRR; from the coding sequence ATGATCCTTTTCTGGACCCTTGTCGGCGGCCTGATCGCCCTCGCCCTCGCCTTTATCCTCCTCCCTGTGCTGCGCCTGCAACCCCTCCCCCGAGGCACGGAAGTGGATCAGGATCAGCTCAATCTCGAGGTCTTTCAGCAGCGTTTAGCCGAACTCGACAGCGATCTTGGGTCCGGGCTGCTCGATCAGGACCAATATGATGCAGCGCGCCGCGACCTCGAACGCGAACTGCTCAGCGACCTTAAGGGACATGAACAGCTCACCCGCCCTACCCGCCGGCCTTGGGTCCTAGCGCTAGCGCTCACTGTCCTGATCCCCGCCCTCAGTGTCTTGGCCTATCTACAGACGGGGCAGCCGGATCTGATCGAGGCGCCTCGGGCTGAGGCCTCGGGGACACTGGATGAGCTGGTTGGCCGTCTTGAACAACGCCTGGCCCAAGAACCCAATAACCCCGAGGGCTGGTTGATGCTCGGGCGCACCTATCTGGCCATCGATCGTCCTCACGCAGCGGTCAAGGCCCTTGAACGCGCATACACGCTCGCCCCTCAATCCGTTGAGGTCCTGCTCGCCTACGCCGAGGCCCTAGGTCTGGTTGATCCCAACAAGAGCCTCTTGGGACGACCTGCCGAGCTGATTGCAGCGGCGCTTGAACGGGAGCCAGACAATGCCAATGCCCGCTGGTTTGCGGGGCTCATCGCCTTCCAGCGCGGTCAGTATCAATCGGCGATCAATGTTTGGCAGGGGCTGTTGGACGGGCTCGACCCAGGGAGCGAAGAGGCAGGCAACCTTCGTCAGGTCATGGATGAGGCGCGGCGGCGTGCGGGCATGCCTGTCGCCTCAGACACGCCGGCTGCTCAGGCGGCGAGCACCGATCAGCAGGCAGCGTCTGCCGTACGCTTGGTCATCCAGGTCAGCCTAGATCCCAACCTCGCTGACCAGGTCTTGCCCGAGGATACGGTCTTCGTCCTTGCCCGCGCCGCCTCCGGGCCGCAGATGCCGCTCGCCATCCAGCGCCTCAAGGTCAAAGATCTGCCGGCGACTGTAATACTCGATGACAGCCATGCCATGGACCCAAACATCAAGCTTTCAAGTTTTGAGACCTATCAGATCGTGGCGAGGACATCGCGCAGCGGCGATGCCGCCCCGCAAGCTGGCGACCTCTTCGGCGAACGCAAGGGTGTCCGGCGGACAGATGCGATGCCACTTGTACTTTCTATCGATCAGATCAGGCGCTAG
- the ccsA gene encoding cytochrome c biogenesis protein CcsA produces the protein MTFNPFKFAAPATFYPLAGRLIPWFWALTVVPLALGLYWGFFQTPDQLGGSNAQKEYYRIIFVHVPAAWMSMWLYVVMVFWAALGLVFNTRLSFMMANAVAPTGAIFTFLALWTGAFWGRPSWGTYWDWDPRLTSELVLFFMYLGYLALNAAIDDQRRADRAAALLAIVGLVIVPVIYWSINCPDPNQCAALHQRSDLTRIEGNILFAMLTMTLAFWMYAFAVSLMRLRTLILEREAEAIWVQELVGGRAIP, from the coding sequence ATGACCTTCAATCCCTTTAAATTTGCTGCACCCGCTACCTTTTATCCGCTCGCCGGGCGGCTGATCCCCTGGTTTTGGGCGCTGACGGTCGTCCCGCTTGCCCTTGGCCTGTATTGGGGTTTTTTTCAGACGCCGGATCAGCTTGGCGGGAGCAATGCGCAAAAGGAGTATTACCGCATCATCTTCGTCCATGTCCCTGCGGCCTGGATGTCGATGTGGCTCTATGTGGTGATGGTCTTCTGGGCCGCGCTCGGTCTGGTCTTCAATACCCGGCTGTCGTTCATGATGGCCAATGCAGTCGCACCTACCGGCGCGATCTTTACCTTCCTGGCGCTCTGGACCGGCGCCTTCTGGGGCCGTCCGAGCTGGGGGACCTATTGGGATTGGGACCCGCGCCTCACCTCCGAACTTGTGTTGTTTTTCATGTATCTCGGTTATCTCGCCCTGAATGCGGCGATCGATGATCAGCGCCGCGCCGACCGCGCTGCAGCCCTCCTGGCGATCGTGGGGCTGGTTATCGTGCCGGTCATCTATTGGTCGATCAATTGTCCAGACCCCAACCAATGCGCAGCGCTCCATCAGCGCTCCGACCTGACCCGCATCGAGGGCAATATCCTGTTCGCGATGCTGACCATGACCCTGGCCTTTTGGATGTATGCCTTCGCGGTCAGCCTCATGCGTCTGCGCACCCTGATCCTCGAACGCGAGGCCGAGGCGATTTGGGTCCAGGAGCTCGTCGGGGGGAGAGCGATTCCATGA
- the fusA gene encoding elongation factor G translates to MSDYTAEDVRNLALVGHAGAGKTTLVEALLAATGVINIPGHIAKGTTVCDFDPLEKELQHSLDAAITSFTIGGKHVNLIDTPGYPDFLGRSLSVLPAVETAALVINARFGIEPITLRMMKAADNRHLCRFIIVNQIDAEGVDLAEVTQQIRETFGPECLPLNLPAEGGKRVIDCFFQPAQVATDFSSVEEVHAQIIDQVVELDETLMELYLEQGQELKPEQLHNAFESALREAHLIPICYVSALTGAGISELLEIIARLMPNPAEGNPPPFLKGEGAELEPVRVVPDPKLHALAHVFKVINDPYRGKIGIFRIHQGRITPTSQLFIGNARKPFKVNHLYRVHGNDLIEVEEGVPGDILAVTRVDDIHFDAVLHDSHDEDHYHLRSIECPLPLFGLAVKTTKRGDEQKLAEALAKLSSEDPCFHVEHNASANETVIRGLGDAHLKVILRRLSEQFRVEVETHPPSIPYRETIMTKAEGHHRHKKQTGGAGQFGEVFLRVEPLPRGGGFEFVDAVVGGAIPGNFMPSIEKGIRQVLEEGAIAGYPMQDIRVTVYDGKHHPVDSKDIAFMTAGRKAFIDAVLKAQPVILEPIVKIRIHAQEGAMGDLAGDLSSRRGRISGSESKGHGRILIEGEVPLAELRDYDARLKSLTGGEGTYSIELSRYEPVPAQIQKQLIDAYQRAED, encoded by the coding sequence ATGTCTGATTACACTGCCGAAGACGTCCGCAACCTTGCCCTGGTCGGCCATGCTGGTGCGGGCAAGACGACCCTCGTGGAGGCCCTGCTCGCCGCCACGGGTGTCATCAATATCCCTGGACATATCGCCAAGGGCACCACGGTCTGCGACTTCGATCCCCTGGAAAAGGAGCTCCAGCACTCACTGGATGCGGCGATCACCAGTTTTACGATTGGCGGTAAGCACGTCAATCTGATCGATACCCCTGGTTATCCGGATTTTCTCGGGCGCAGTCTGTCGGTTCTGCCGGCCGTTGAGACCGCGGCCTTGGTGATCAATGCGCGCTTCGGCATTGAACCCATAACCCTGCGGATGATGAAGGCAGCCGATAACCGGCACCTATGTCGGTTCATCATCGTCAACCAGATCGATGCCGAAGGCGTTGACCTGGCCGAGGTGACCCAGCAGATCCGCGAGACCTTTGGCCCTGAATGCCTGCCGCTCAATCTGCCAGCGGAGGGCGGCAAACGGGTGATCGATTGTTTCTTTCAACCCGCCCAAGTGGCCACAGATTTTTCCTCGGTTGAGGAGGTGCATGCCCAGATCATCGATCAGGTGGTCGAGCTAGACGAGACACTCATGGAGCTCTACCTCGAGCAAGGCCAGGAACTCAAACCCGAGCAGCTGCATAATGCCTTTGAGTCCGCACTGCGCGAGGCGCATCTGATCCCGATCTGCTATGTCTCGGCCCTTACCGGTGCAGGGATCTCTGAGCTTCTAGAGATCATTGCTCGGCTCATGCCCAATCCCGCCGAGGGCAATCCCCCGCCCTTCCTCAAGGGCGAAGGGGCTGAGCTAGAGCCCGTACGGGTGGTTCCAGACCCCAAATTGCATGCCCTTGCCCATGTCTTTAAAGTCATCAACGACCCCTATCGCGGCAAGATCGGGATCTTCCGCATCCATCAAGGCCGCATCACTCCCACCAGTCAGCTCTTTATCGGCAATGCGCGCAAACCCTTCAAGGTCAATCATCTCTATCGGGTGCACGGCAATGACCTGATCGAGGTCGAGGAAGGCGTGCCTGGCGATATCCTGGCGGTTACCCGTGTCGATGACATCCATTTCGATGCGGTGCTTCACGACTCCCATGACGAAGATCACTATCATCTGAGATCCATAGAATGCCCGCTGCCGCTATTTGGTCTGGCAGTCAAGACAACCAAGCGCGGCGATGAACAAAAGCTGGCTGAGGCGCTAGCCAAATTGAGCAGCGAGGACCCGTGCTTCCATGTCGAGCATAACGCCAGCGCCAATGAGACCGTCATTCGCGGTCTGGGTGATGCCCACCTCAAGGTGATCCTGCGCCGCCTGAGCGAACAGTTTCGGGTCGAGGTCGAGACCCACCCTCCCAGTATCCCCTATCGCGAAACGATCATGACCAAGGCCGAGGGCCATCACCGGCACAAGAAACAGACCGGTGGGGCTGGACAATTCGGCGAGGTCTTTCTCCGGGTCGAGCCTCTGCCGCGCGGCGGCGGATTTGAGTTTGTCGATGCAGTGGTCGGCGGCGCGATCCCCGGCAATTTCATGCCGTCGATTGAGAAGGGGATCCGTCAGGTCCTCGAGGAGGGGGCGATCGCCGGTTACCCGATGCAAGACATCCGGGTTACGGTCTATGATGGCAAACACCACCCCGTCGATTCCAAAGACATCGCCTTCATGACCGCTGGGCGCAAGGCGTTCATCGATGCGGTGCTCAAGGCCCAGCCAGTGATCCTAGAGCCGATCGTCAAGATCCGCATCCATGCCCAAGAGGGCGCGATGGGTGATCTCGCGGGGGATCTGTCCAGCCGCAGGGGGCGGATCAGCGGCAGCGAGTCGAAGGGGCACGGTCGGATCCTGATCGAGGGTGAGGTGCCGCTGGCTGAGCTGCGCGACTATGACGCCCGTTTGAAATCCCTGACCGGCGGCGAGGGCACCTATAGCATCGAACTCAGCCGCTATGAGCCGGTTCCAGCTCAAATCCAAAAACAACTCATAGACGCCTATCAGCGCGCCGAGGATTGA
- a CDS encoding transposase, whose product MGEKRALLAEQDAQIRKLMCDGTPDQLKLPFALWQLILDRFGIELRPQGEGKYMARWGLTPQKPIRRAYEQSPQAGKTSEIRVTHRREGLSVISTLTNRGKVPWKAFAGAMNADILIDFMKRLVKDARGKKIFLILDNLRVHHTKPVKAWLAACANQIEASSLPSYSPALNPNEMLKATITAQAPSRAKGDLKKATVSHLRRLLNSPQRIMRYFQHPKLHDAA is encoded by the coding sequence GTGGGCGAGAAGCGGGCGCTGTTGGCGGAGCAGGACGCCCAGATACGCAAGCTCATGTGCGACGGGACACCGGATCAGCTGAAGCTGCCGTTTGCGCTGTGGCAGTTGATCCTCGACCGTTTTGGCATCGAGCTCAGGCCGCAGGGGGAGGGCAAGTACATGGCGCGCTGGGGATTGACGCCCCAGAAACCGATTCGGCGCGCCTATGAGCAAAGCCCGCAGGCGGGCAAGACGTCCGAGATTCGCGTCACGCACCGTCGCGAAGGCCTGTCGGTGATCTCGACGCTGACCAACCGCGGCAAGGTGCCTTGGAAGGCGTTCGCGGGGGCGATGAACGCCGACATCCTGATCGACTTCATGAAGCGGCTCGTCAAGGACGCCAGGGGCAAGAAGATCTTCCTCATCCTCGACAACCTGCGCGTGCATCACACCAAGCCGGTCAAGGCGTGGCTGGCTGCATGCGCCAATCAAATCGAGGCCTCCTCCCTCCCCTCCTACAGCCCAGCACTGAACCCCAACGAGATGCTCAAGGCCACCATCACCGCGCAGGCGCCCTCCCGCGCCAAGGGCGATCTGAAGAAGGCGACCGTCAGCCACCTGCGCCGCCTTCTCAATTCCCCCCAACGCATCATGCGCTACTTCCAGCATCCCAAGCTCCATGATGCCGCGTAA
- a CDS encoding YbhB/YbcL family Raf kinase inhibitor-like protein has product MALILISTAFTHGEDIPPRYTCDGQDCSPPLQWEGLPEGTRSLVLIIDDPDAPDPKAPRMVWDHWILYNLPPDCQGLPEDAARGGLPPGTGEGLNSWGRTGYGGPCPPIGRHRYFHRLYALDVRLPLELGTPTKDRLLLAMEDHILARAELVGTYER; this is encoded by the coding sequence ATGGCGCTGATCCTAATATCCACTGCCTTTACCCATGGGGAGGACATTCCTCCGCGCTATACCTGTGATGGTCAGGATTGTTCGCCGCCGTTGCAGTGGGAGGGGCTGCCGGAAGGCACGCGCAGCCTGGTGTTGATCATCGATGACCCAGATGCTCCGGATCCTAAGGCCCCGCGCATGGTCTGGGATCATTGGATCCTGTATAACCTCCCGCCTGACTGTCAGGGCCTGCCTGAAGATGCTGCGCGCGGAGGGTTACCGCCAGGAACGGGCGAAGGGCTCAATAGCTGGGGGCGAACCGGCTACGGCGGCCCCTGCCCGCCGATCGGGCGACATCGTTATTTCCATCGCCTCTATGCCTTAGATGTGCGACTACCGCTGGAGCTCGGTACGCCGACCAAGGATCGGCTGCTCTTGGCGATGGAGGACCACATTCTGGCCCGTGCCGAGCTGGTTGGGACCTATGAACGGTGA